A region from the Cetobacterium somerae ATCC BAA-474 genome encodes:
- a CDS encoding HNH endonuclease signature motif containing protein, producing the protein KIPKLFSAKKKVMNIEKQIEVSKIEDPQIRAILRLQRNSTCEVTGKYIAGNDNFYVHRLVPIEHGGSADLENLMLLDSSFKTLLKSENKEDYYKDNENYARILKTLSKYK; encoded by the coding sequence TAAAATACCTAAACTATTTTCAGCGAAAAAGAAAGTTATGAATATAGAAAAACAAATTGAGGTAAGTAAAATCGAAGACCCTCAAATAAGAGCTATTTTGAGACTTCAAAGAAACTCAACTTGCGAAGTAACAGGAAAATATATCGCAGGAAATGACAACTTTTATGTTCATAGGCTAGTTCCAATAGAACATGGAGGAAGTGCTGACCTTGAAAATTTAATGTTGCTAGATTCTTCATTCAAAACTTTACTAAAAAGCGAAAATAAAGAGGATTACTATAAAGACAATGAGAACTATGCAAGAATATTAAAAACACTTTCTAAATATAAATAA